The genomic segment TCGTGTAAACCACGACGgttctttctgtttcacACACCGCCCTTCGCCAAACATGCACCCTCTGTCTACACATGCGTGCATGCTCCCGGTGTCGACAACCTTTTTGCCTGTGTCCCGGCAAAGACGACGTTCCCCACCTCACTATCCCTCCGGAGTCGAAAGGTGGGGATGCATCTTTCCAAAGAGGCGCCGTGGCAGGCCGAcaaaatgcatgcaagctGATGTGACAAACCCCTGTCTCTGAATCCGTTTTTTCCCTCCGTCCCCCTCCTCCGAAACTGGACTGGGTCCAGTGCTCCAAAAATACTTATCCATCTGTGCCTCGTTTCGAGCCCAACACCCGGGGAtcacttttcttcttttcaacAGGAGCCCCCCCCCCAGGGCTAGGACGCCTCCGTCCCACCGTTACACAGTTTCTCTCGAAACTGTATGATTTACAGACCCAATTCTCTGGCTTGTGGTCCCACCCGGCATCCGTGCGGGCGCGACCTACGCTTCCACACAGacgctgccgcctctcctACCCTTACAGACACCCAGATTTAGTACTTTATCTTCTGTTGAGTAAACGCGAGACAACCACATAGAAGGCAAACCACGGGAACAAGGCTCTGCTTCGTAGACCGGGCACGACTCCAGTGATTATCAGGCACATACAACCGAGTTCTTGATGATGCGTGAACGTTGAGTACCTAAGATTGTTTGAGCAGGAGTCCAGTTCTTTTGACGTACAACCAAGTTCGGTTTGCTCGCTGTACCCCTCTTCCCGGTGGACTGCTGCAGGCTGCTCAGTGTCTGCCCTCCTTGATCTTCTTACAAGTCGCTTTTGGATTGATGGAACAGTGCTTTACTCGAGAAAAACTCGGATTGTGTGGGCATTCAAGTCGCCTCCATCGAAGCGCCGAACGGCCTCTAGCGCTGCGTGGCGAGTCTCGAAGGTGAGAGCCACTCGCCCCGTGGGAGCCCCAGACGCGTTCAGAAGAAGTTCTGTTCTGAGCACGGCGCCGACAACGGAGAAAGCATCTTGCAGTTCTTGAGCAGTCAAATCGCAGGGAACATTCGAAATGATGATAGTCGTGCCCGCCTGGAAGAAAAACATGCAAAAAAGCAAGCCAAGCAGACATCTGCATATATCACTCTAAaaataaacagaagtgtCCGCGAACACATCGAGaggacgcgtttctctgacAGAGTCGCGCTGGTATACACTTCCCCTTTTTTTCCCATTAGAAAGCAGGTTCCATGTACATCCTGAAGTGACCACAGTCCCCGGTAATCATCTACAAGGCGGGGTATAATCATGAAGGCATGGGTTGCCTGTATCTCCTAACTGTAGTCATATTGCATATTCAAGGTTCTACACTGGCTCTGCTCTTCGATTGGAGTTGTACCAGTGAGGAGCAACAAAGTCACCGCAAATAAAAAAGACGCTTTTTTGCAGGCCTCTTGTACATTTGAAAGCAACAACACGCGTCAACGCTTCCAGATGTCTCTATTTGCCGCTTTCTTCATTTGGCACTGCAGCTCTAAACGAAAGTCTTGTTTTTTTACGAAAAACACCGAGACACCACAGGCTTCACACGAACACCATCAAACCGCCAACCACCGTGTCCGTCATGAAACGCTTTGTTGACGCGCCTCTTACCTTCGAGTATTCGTTTTTAGTTTCCCGAACAGCActatctctcttctcacttCTGTACGTTTGTTTTTTGGACGTGTGAACCTTCTCTGCTGAAAAGCATCTACAGCTTCACTTCCATATCTTTTCTCCCGTATCTCCTTTATCTTATCTCTCTTTATTTAACTCCTTTATCTTGTCTCCACTAACTCCCTTGCCTCCTTTcaccgtctcttctccccttcttttcgtttccttctttcttgtaTCCCTTGCCTGGTGTCGTACCTGTGTAGCAGCTTGCTTTCCGACAAGCGACGGTCCGTGAGAACTTCCGTACGCGACAGGCGAGACGACAGGCGCCGGCGCAGCTCGCGCGTCTACGTACCATTCCGCCCCGCCTCCGTTGGTGAAGGCGCCGTCTCTGGGGACGAAGGCAAGCGTGGGCGGACAGTGCCCCAGAAGGCCCGAGGGAGGCCCTCCGCGCGCGAAGTTCGGATGTACATTCACCGCGAAGTTTCCGTAAGCCCCGGCTTGGAGAGGTACAACGCTCGCTGGGGAAACTCCCGCGCTACGACCAGTCGGACCTCGCCGCGCAAAGTCGCCCCCAGGCCCccgaggaggcgcgggaCCTGTTGGCTGGCCCTAAACAAAAACAATGACACAAGATGAGAGAAATAAGGCAGGttgaaagacagagagaagaaaaagacaagatgtgagcaggagaaaaaacaagatgCGAAAAAGGTGGGACTGCAAGGCACAGTAGATGCTTCACCCGGGAGGCAACACGACACTTCTCGACGGCGctcttttgcatgcatgcgtcatGGTTTGTGCACTGAGGAAAACCATTACAGTCGCCATGGGTTTCGGCCGACCTCGAAATACAGAGATGATTTACGATTGCATGCAGGGTTCACTTTTCACGAACTAGTTCCTCGGATATACGACCAATTTACACAAAActtctctgtttattcgatttaAGACGCACAGTTTTAGATCACAATTGTGTAATACGTGCGTATTTACGGGCTCGTTTTAAAAAAAGAGAGTGCCTCACCTTCTCGATTGTCAAGACGCGACCCTTCAGTTTACTGCCTTGAAGCTCCGCCAACGCCTTGGAACATGACGACGATTCGTTGAAGCCGATGTAGCTGAAGAACGAAACATTCGCAAACAATACTGTAGGGACTCGGCTGTCTCCGATTTTAAAAATTGACTGTTCTTCACCTTGTTCAAGTATTTTACGAGGCTTTTGGCCAGTGTGACGGTAATCGTATTTCCCCGTTTCTACAGCAACCCTACACCTCCAGCTCTACTCTTGACACACCGTACGCAAAAAGTGCCTTCCCAGCAAAGTGATGCTATCGTAGCAATGGAGTCAAAAATGCAGTATGCCATTCTCCGTTCTGTACGAACAACAGTGTGGATGTTCTCAACCACCATGGAAATGTCAGACGTCTAGATGAACGGATATTCTCTCTtgaaagaagacgagcaaACACGCCGCTATCGCTATCTCCCAAAGACCTTTCGGATAAAACCGGGGAGTCTGCTCACTGCCGACCATTCAAATGGTGTAGATATCCAAAAGACCAAGACTCCAAAATTTGCGCTCACACACTCCGTGTCCAGACCCCCTTGATAAcgcctccgtcgcctcgGCTTCCAAAAAACGTTAAAAAACACTACAGAAACTCAAAAATTCGCGTTTCTGTCGACTCACGCTTCGCCAGGGTTCTTCTGTCGGAAGATGATGCGCACGACGctgccgcagacgccgaagTGCCGCCGAAGGAGattctccagttctctctcggGAACGTCGAGAGGAAGGTTCTTCACTTTCACGGTGTAAACGTGTGGGACAAACGGAGTAGGGCCGCCAGGTCGAGGGCCGCCGGACTTGAAGGCCCCCTGGGTCCCAGAGCCCTCCAGGAGGTACTCACGCCCTGTAGAAAGCATACACTTTGTACAGTTTGTGTTCTGGAAGACACGCGAAGACCGCAACCACGGAAGCTCAAGTTGTGAAGATTCATGTTTCAGCAGTGTGTTTTTGTTTCTGAGACTGCAAAGGAGAATCCGGACAGCGAGGGTGCCAGGAccggaagaaggaaatgcagacgagagaacgaCAGAAAAATACACGccaaagaaacgaaggcggcGAGGCGGCGACAAAGCAAAAAGAGATACCGCTCTTTACAGTGGACAGAGGAAAACCTCAGGGGGCgggggagaggggaagcCACGAACATCTATGAGAGACACGTTGGCCggacgagagaagccgcACAAACCGAGAAGGCTGTTGCAAGCCGGAGACCGCCCGACGAGATAGAAACTCACAAGTACAAAAGGCAGACTTCCAGCACACACCAAGCATAAAAGGTGTATTGGCAGGAACATAACCGACATGGAACAACCTTAATGTCGAAAGCCAGTCGAAATCCCCTCTCCATTAAGTTCTAACGTGAAGGGATTGAATCGCCAAGTTCAGGGAGAGTTTATGGTTGCGACACAAGTGCAgcaaaacaagagagaaaactccTCAGAGCGCAAAAGGGCTCCTTTACAAATGCTCACGACAGCGAACGTAATTCGGTGGCCGGTgcagacacgagagaaaggtttacgggaagagaaaagacacgaaAAGGTGAAAAAAGATGAAGTGAAGagcaacacagagaggcggccgGTGCCCAGGCGCCGTCGAACCCCAATATAAGGtggtacaaagaagttacCATATCCTCTGCGCAAAGTTGTCATTGAACACATAGACGTCTTAAAGATACCATCTCTGTTAAGAGAgtgagacagcgagagacgaaaagccGCATGCATCGAAGTGCGTTTCCCGAGAAGTCACAGGTGGACTCAGGAAAAAGGAACTGAACTAAatcgaggcagagaaaacgtGAGAAGTTCGCATGCGTCGCAGTGGATTTGGCGAGATGTCAGAGTCAGTCTTCACTGCGCAGTTCATGCAGAACAGGTAACAGGGTTAAGAGGAACCTAGGAATTCCTTGTAGAGAGCGTAACAGAGTCCTGCTTCCATTGTTCTCTGATTGCCACTGCTTGCACTTGATCTTGTTGTGACGAACAAGGTGAAAAACCCACCAACAGCATCTCTGTAGTTCGATCCGGACGACCGGGAGTAGGGACCTTGTCGCTGACTGCTTCCGtggttccttcttccctgctgTTGCGAGTTGCCGGCGTTGTTCCGTCTTTGCGGCCCCTTCGTCGCGTTTTCCTGTGCAATGAGCTCGTCCAAGCTCATGTCCAGCTTCTTCTCAGAGAAGCTGTTCTTGATGTCCGCCATCGCGACAGGAAAGTCAACGAAGAAGTTAGacgggagaaaaacaaacgctAGAAAAGGAGACCTCGACCGGCTGGTCGACTACACAGCAGCTGGGGTAAGGAGAGAACGCTTGTGGCAAGGAAGCCTCCCTCGGCACGAATCGATCGCGACTGGACAGGAAAACCAGTAGCGTGTTCAGCAAAGAGAATTCGCCAGACAAGCGAGGAGGAATGCGGCAGAATCGGGAGACCGAGATTCCAGCGATACCGCGGAGGGCGCGTGCCCAGTGTACGCCAGCCAGAACCTGAAAATCGCGCCTCTTTCGCGGAGTTGAACAAGCGAGTCTTTCGAGGGCAAATCGCCACGGAAACGGGAGAAGTCTGAGATGGAATGCTCCAGAAAATCACGGCAGTCCAACGGTTCGAAGAGGCGGTGCACCCCACGGAAAAGGCGGTTACCGCTGCGCGCGCACACCAGGAAAACGGTTGAGACAAGATGTTTCACCAGCAGagcagacgcgaaagaacacaagacgaagaaaggcaagCACGCCGAGGCATCTCTGAAACTCTTCTCGAATTCTTTCACGCGCGTCCCACAACGTTTCTCCTCTGACTTGCCACGATGTCTGCCGGGTTTCCAGACTTGGAGGGTTCTTCCACACTCCACGAAACGAAACTGAAACGTCACCGTCGCGAACGTGACGCAGGGACcgccgaaagagaaaagcgcgTTTGAGAAAAGCGACCAGCGTAGACAAACGGTCAACGTTCTCAGAAGAATGCCGGACCTATAAAGTGTGTTGCCTCCGACGGATCTCTGCATACTTCCAAATAAAAGCCGGGTGAAAGCGCgtcttgcatgcatctgcagcACCACCAGCGTTGGAACTGGAAAATTCGTCCAATTTCTTTTGATGGATAAAGTTTCACTTCTACTTACTATAGCCACTTTTTTCATTGGACTCGTAATATCCTTTCTTCATGGCGATACGCTGGATCGTTACTCTCATTTCGTGAAGAACGGCACGTAACACGCTGTGCTCAGAAACACGAAGGCAGCGCAGgtcgagacagcgaaagtcTGGTAATGCCTCTGAAGTTTCTTGTATCCGTACTCCGTTGGTTGCCATCCCGTTAAGCTGGACACCCAGAAGATTGCCACGAAAACTGCAAGTTAGCTCTCGGCGGAGGGATTGCCATAGGAGTCTCAGTGAAGTACGAGACAGTGTGCCATTCACCTCTGAGACAACGCTATCATGAATAACAAGTAGGAAACAACTCTCGTACCCGCGTACGGGACTCTGTTTTTGAGAGATTTCTCTATGCAGTCTCTCTGATAATACAAAGAAACGTAAACGTATTGACTGGTGTATGCGATTTTATTTCGGTATAACTAGCATTCATCTACAGCTACGGTAACTGCCGTGTTTAAATAGCGGTTAatctttccttttccgtaCGAACTCAGGGCACGCAATACCAAGcagataacaactgaagctagatATCCATTACCGTTaatataaatagatatacCAGAATATTCCGTACAGACTAACATGTGGAAGGAGACCTCACCATAGGGAGAGCAGCATCGAAAAGATGTATATTCGGCTGATACTCCAATTATCGAAGCATATCAACATACACTTCTTCAGTATTTTATGACCTTGAGAAAGGTTTTGATTGGTTCTAATCAGACGGAGCCAGAAGGATGTCAAGTACTCCCCAGAGGGGGTATTCTCAGTGTCTGCGAGATGTGGGTAACAAAAGGGAAAAGTAGCAAAAAGCACGCTGTTCACAACTGTGATGTTAGTCCGTATGGAATCTCGGCGATTACAACAGGGGAGAAAGGTCTTGGGAGAATGACGTCCTGGCTCCAATATAATAATGGTACTAAGAAGTTACCATATCATCTGTACAAAGTATAAAGGCCATAGCTAGATCATGTACTGTTATTGTCACACTGTAACCAGAGATTTTCTCTGTACAGCTGGTCCGTGGTCCCTCGATCTAGATTTGTAGAACTCAGGTTGAATAAAAAGGTCGCAGGTTCCCTCTGGTGGTGTACTCAACCTCGAGGCGAGCTCGTGAACGATAGGACGGCTACTCATGTGTACTGGAACCGTCCGGGTAAGTCCAAGATTTTGTCAATAACTCACCAGAGCAGAACACGGAAACAGGCGCAACGAAACATGAGCAGAAATTTTTTTCCTAAAGATGAAATTATAATGATGGTTTTATAATAAATATAAAAATACTATAGAGTTGTTTAATACGGTAAACTGATACGACGTAGGCAACTAGGCTACTTTCCGTAGACCTTGTAGGGTGCGACAGACATTCATGCTAGGGGCAGGGGTAGAAGAAATACATATCTTGCTCttttttccccttttcttgCACACACACTTCCCTTCTCACCGTTAGCATGGTCTCAAAGAACCAGAAGCCATGTGACCGACTTAGTATAACGGGACATGAGGCAGAACAATGCATTCCGTGCGGAAAGAGATAATCAAAGTGAAGATCATGCTTTTTGCCCAGCTTGTGTACAGAAATACATGCTTTAGCAGTACAGCGTCGCTACTGCTGTTTTGCATTCCACCGAAGTGAGCTTCGAGTCGGGCGCCGCTCCGAAGAACAGACTTTCTCCCACCGAGTTCCTCTATGTATTCGCACCTCCACTAGGATGACTACGATTACTTGGCTAGAATGAAAGCAAGACGGACAGTGCTACCAACATTTTTGTTGCCTTTGCGCGTCCGAGACGCGACTGCTGGAAATGAAACCGAAGCGAAGAACTCAATGATGTTGGTTGACTTACAAACCAGTGCAAGCGGTGTAGACGTGTCACATCCCACACTTCGTCGGTTCATCGTAATTGTAGGAGACAGTAACGTGTTACGGCGAACTGGCAGTTTGCTTTGGCAAGCGATCTTGTCGAAACATGCGCCACACGGTCCCTGAGGGTGAAAGAATCAACTACACTGCGTGGCGAAATCACTGGTGACGCTATGCCTAACCCGGCTGTACGGTCGGCGACGACAATACTTCAGCGGTTCGCAAAAGCGTACTCCACTATGCAGCCAGTGAATTACAGGAGAGCCAAGTGTTACCCATACACAGAAGGCGTCAAATGCGTTCTTATTAAACACGTGCCAGCCTAACAAGGATTCGATCAGTAGCCACAGCCTTCCTCCGCTATTTCCTACTCTGGCAAAAGCGTTTCTGAGGTGCCACAGTCACTACAGacctcttctttccagttATTTGTACAGAGGCTCAACCGTCTACCGGAAGAAATGTCAAAATGAAAGGAAGAGCGGCTGTGGTGGAGAGGCGGGAAGGACGATCATTCTTTCTCGATTCTAGCCAACATGCATTGGAGCTCTTTCCACAGCGTGGAATGCGTTGGTTTGGAGGAGCCTTCACACAGTGAACCCCAGTACCAGCGCAGTTGAGTTTGACATCTTCTACCTGTAAGGTGTAAAGAATGCTCGGTGGAACGTCTGGCGTGCTTTCCACGAGGATTTCGGTGGTCGTTCTATGCCAAATTCAAAGCAGTGTCGCAGACCGCTTTCCCCGCAGCGCTCAGCGGAAGTAACTCTCAATCGCTAACGCCGCTAAGACAGCCAGTGTGCTTCCAGAAGATATGGTGAGTACTCCTGCACCAGAATCTACGCTACGAAGACCCTGGGAGGACAGTCTCGAAGCCAGATGAATTTCACTTCCTATGTGAGGAAATTAAGTGTTTTTCCACTGAGGGGAAAAGAACTGGGACTGCCAGTTAGGAAACCAGGCGTGACACCCGCGGCCAGTAAAAGCCACCAGGCCCGCTGTTTTCACCTCAGGGCCGAGTTTCTTTAACACTACGCTTCCGACAGTCTGAATCGACACCACTTGACTACCACCGGAGATGTTTATAAGGAACTTGCAACTTTATCGGCTTCCCAGGATATGCAACGGCACCTGCGGTACCGCGCCGATTTATACGAACTTGTTTTCTGCATCTTGCCAGCTTGCTGGTGCCGAGAGTCGCTTCTCGACCCCTGCTTGAAACGTTTTGGCTCTCAAAACAAAGTAAgagcctctctgtttcgcgtcCACCAACTCAAAGTCGCTTTTCACCTTTGCACTTTCAGAACCGCCGTCACGCAGCGTCCAAAAAGAAGCGCGTGTAAAGTGCAGCGGCAGCTGGGTGCCTTCGGAGACTGGCTTGACCGCAAcggctcttctgcttttcctaCTTCCGACGTTCTCGAAAATTCTCCCTCATGCTTCGtttccctgcttcttctaACCGCGCCACCATTCACACAGATTGATCCACGAACTCGCGGGTCTGGCCGCCTAGACTGTTCGCTCGCGTTTTGAGAGCGGCTTCATGTGTGCTGGCAGCGAGCCCGGACGCTTCCCGTCGATGGACGGACATCGTGTGGGTGAAACCGCTGGGAATCCGCGAACTGCCGCGGTGCACTCGAGTACTACGGCTGCGCCACTGCTCCCAAACAACGCGCGCGATCAGCTGCATGTTCCGCCCCGATTCTCCCAGTCGCTGCGTGTTTACGCTTTGGATTTTCTCCGCCAATCCCTTTTATTTCCTCGCATTCCTCGCTCGAATGCGCACGCTCAACTCAAGGCCTGCGCTGTCGTCAGACTGCAAAGGCGCCTATTTGCGTTTCGCCGCTAAAAACTCGCCAGttctgtgtgtatgtactCCAGGCTACGCGACAGCTGCTTAGCTGTCGCGCTCACTAGGTTGTCAGATAAAAAGGGaactctgcttcttcccgaGTGTGTCGTGAACTCCGTGCTGGCCGCCGCCTTTTTGTTGCCGTTTTTGCtggctttccttctctcgcttgaGCGGGAGAGTCTGTGTTCTCTTGCTGCTCGCTGCGGCCAGCCGTGGAGTTGGGTTGAATTCTCCGAGCTTTTAACCCTCACCTGTCGAGATACTGCTCGTGTGCTCGAcgtttgctttttcctcgctgGACGAAATCAGCGAAGACTCCCATCAACGCGAGCGTTTTTCAGACGCTCTGTCCTCTTTTTTGATCTCTGCCCGCCCTTTGCAGCTCGTTACCGGCCGGCAAATAACCACATAGCCGTTTCGTTGCCTTCGCGCTGAGAAGCGACTTCCCGCTGGCTCCCTGCTTTTCGCGCGACAACTCTTTCGTTAGCGCAGCCCGTCGAATTTTAACggacttctccttccgtcAGCCTTCCCGCCTGTGTCCTGGCACATCTGTCCGTTCGCTTTTCGTGCTCACGACACCCCGCGTCACCAGGCTCGTTCAAATCTGGAACTTCGTTCTATTACTCTGGCTTTCTCTCTAGCCGGAAGAAACCAGGATCCTCGAGCGGTCTTTTCCGTTCCTCCCTTCAGAAAAACGGGCGTTCGTTGTCTCGACTTGAGCGACAAGGTCCAGCCGTGCCAGGTCAGCCGACTCCGCTTCTACCTTGCGCGTTCCATATCCCTTCCAGAAGCCCTTTTTGTCTCTAAAGGTTACCCCCGTTAAACTCTCCTCCAGCCCCATCGCTGGGCGATCAAGTGCCTGGAAATACCACTATCGTTCCACCGCATTGAAAGAGTCACCTCACGAAAACGCGCGCACCGGACCGAGAAGGCGACTGGCTTATGGACTAGTCTCTCCACCACTACTCTGAACTGTCTTCCACCTGCCCGGAGTCACGCCTGAGTTTGAGAGTTTCGAAAGCCGTCGGTAATGGACTCTCTCGCCACCTGCGCAACATCAATTTCGTGGGAACGCGGGCGTCACACAGACATGTGCTCCGGCGCGACGGCGGGATCGAGTTGAAGTCGCCCGTCGGTTTCGAGTTTCCCCTGTCGTTCGGTGGAAAACCATCTGCCGGGGCCTAAGGTTTCCGATCGCTACAAATcgacgcctctctctctgtatagATCGGGACGATCTGAAGCCTGGATTTGACTAGAAAACGCCTCTCGACCAGCGCACGCCAAAGTCACCATGGGGTGCGTCCACTCCAAGAATCCCCACTCCAAGCATGCAGGCGCAGCTGGAGAAAAACCCGACGCCAGCCTCGAAAAGGGGGGCCAGAGCAAGGGGAGCGCGCCGTCGTCGGGGACCGGCGACAGCGGAAAAGGAACTGGGTCTCCCGACACCAAGAGAGACTCCATGCCCATGACTCCAGGTAGGCGCGGAAACGGCAAAACGTAGCTCGAGAGGAGGGGAAAATCGCGGGGAACTCCGAACTTCACTGAAACAATGACGAGCCGCCTCTATGGTCATGAACCTCAGCGCTTCTGGGAATTCGTTAAAGACATTCCGGAGAAGCTTTCGCAGCCCTCGCCAGTTCTGGAGCTCACTaggacgcatgcagggcAGCCTGACAAGAACGGCGTGTTTTTCCTTGGGTCTAGAACGGTAACAAACGAGTGGAAAAAATCTTCCTCGTGGACCCACATTCTTGTGGGACACATGCGGGGTGATGGAGGGCGTTACCAGATACAGAGAGACCAAAATTGGGAGGCTTGGAGGAACTGACCCTCAAGTTGGAAGGAGATACTCACTTGAGGAGAACAACATAGATGTGATTGTCCTCCTGGATACTCGCATATGCTTGCGTATATACGTAGGCCGAGGTAGACCTAGGTCAACACAGACAAGTAGAGAAAAATCTAGATCGGTTAGTTAACTAGATATCTTTTTAggaatatgtatgtatataaatggaGAGAGCGTTAGAGGTGGATCTAGGTCGTTTCAAGGAGTCAGAGATCTCTAGAGGCCAGTGTCGGTAGATAGAGATCGTCTCAGACAGATACAGAGAGGTAggtatttgtatatgtgcGAGAATGTCGGTGACACACAGCATTTTCGATACGTTTATGTGCATCATCAAGGATGGGGACATGATAGGCCGCAACTACGTATCCGGAGACAGAATAATCGATTCATTTAAGAATGAAGTCCTGAAGATTTCAAGCATGTTCAATTATGAGAGCCGTGTGACGCCGGGGATCTCCGTTGTGTCaagcgttcttttctctggttTTAAAAGCGTGGAGAATTCAAGCCTCTGCCAACCCACACGTGTGGCTGTATCCAAGATGCCGCTTCTCAGCCGTTCCTTGACTCTCCATTTGACGTCTTTTGTCCAGTGTTTTGACACCCGTGTGACCCCGTGGCGGCTGGAGTACGGTACCGACTCAGCAGCGTCGTGGCGGGGTGCGCTGATACACCCGCATAACCGTGGATTCTCTCGTTTGCCTCTCCAAATGCCACGACATAAATCGGTTTCCTCGACGTGTGTTCAGTGAAGCTTGCTGTTGTGAAGAACCTTCTGGCGAATGCAGGACGTTTTCTTTTGGGGAAATGACGCAGATCTTCTCTCCGCGAAGGCGGTGTGGCGGCTTTCCCAGCGAGGTGGAGATCACGGGGCAGTCGAGCGTGTGCACATGGCCTCCGAGTCTCGG from the Toxoplasma gondii ME49 chromosome IX, whole genome shotgun sequence genome contains:
- a CDS encoding RNA recognition motif-containing protein (encoded by transcript TGME49_305850); this translates as MADIKNSFSEKKLDMSLDELIAQENATKGPQRRNNAGNSQQQGRRNHGSSQRQGPYSRSSGSNYRDAVGREYLLEGSGTQGAFKSGGPRPGGPTPFVPHVYTVKVKNLPLDVPERELENLLRRHFGVCGSVVRIIFRQKNPGEAYIGFNESSSCSKALAELQGSKLKGRVLTIEKGQPTGPAPPRGPGGDFARRGPTGRSAGVSPASVVPLQAGAYGNFAVNVHPNFARGGPPSGLLGHCPPTLAFVPRDGAFTNGGGAEWYVDARAAPAPVVSPVAYGSSHGPSLVGKQAATQAGTTIIISNVPCDLTAQELQDAFSVVGAVLRTELLLNASGAPTGRVALTFETRHAALEAVRRFDGGDLNAHTIRVFLE